One window of Jannaschia sp. CCS1 genomic DNA carries:
- a CDS encoding NIPSNAP family protein has translation MIIEQRTYDFHPGAIPKFFNIYEETGARELQMRILGNLVGYYMTELGPLNQTVHLWGYASLDDRAARRTALMQEDVWRGFLGQILPLLQRQESKILLPQPFSPIPGKQ, from the coding sequence ATGATAATCGAACAACGCACCTATGATTTTCACCCCGGCGCGATTCCGAAGTTCTTCAATATCTATGAGGAAACCGGCGCGCGCGAGTTGCAAATGCGCATCCTTGGCAATCTCGTCGGCTACTACATGACCGAGCTGGGCCCCCTGAACCAGACCGTCCATCTTTGGGGCTACGCGTCGCTTGATGATCGGGCCGCCCGTCGCACCGCATTGATGCAAGAGGACGTCTGGCGCGGGTTTCTGGGGCAGATCCTGCCGCTGTTACAGAGACAGGAAAGCAAGATCCTGCTGCCTCAGCCCTTCTCCCCAATCCCGGGGAAACAATGA
- a CDS encoding SDR family NAD(P)-dependent oxidoreductase — translation MQSIEGYSVLITGGGSGLGRGVAEDMAARGAKVTITGRRAEKLEDVAGAIGPSCAIAAGDVSIEEDRRRMIDTAVAHGGGLQGLFNNAGNMLRGPITDLAAEDILEVMNVNVVAGMRLTGLAAPHLEEHGGAVVFVGSGHTRRAFPGASPYAASKGAVEVLAQVLAAELGPKGIRVNCIVPGAVPTEINVRAGIAASFEDNKVRLNSMVDDHPLGRIGTPQEIAEAVDHLLRAEWTTGASLVVDGGLGLGVSYK, via the coding sequence ATGCAATCGATTGAGGGATATTCGGTCCTGATCACCGGTGGCGGCTCGGGCCTCGGGCGCGGCGTGGCCGAAGATATGGCCGCTCGTGGCGCGAAAGTAACGATCACCGGGCGGCGGGCTGAGAAACTGGAAGACGTAGCGGGCGCCATCGGGCCGAGCTGCGCCATCGCTGCGGGCGACGTGTCCATCGAAGAAGACCGCCGACGCATGATCGACACAGCCGTCGCCCACGGCGGCGGCCTTCAGGGGCTGTTCAACAATGCGGGCAACATGCTGCGCGGGCCGATCACAGACCTGGCGGCCGAAGACATCCTCGAGGTGATGAACGTCAACGTCGTGGCAGGAATGCGACTGACAGGTCTTGCTGCACCACATCTGGAGGAACACGGCGGCGCAGTGGTGTTTGTCGGCTCTGGCCACACCCGCCGCGCTTTTCCCGGTGCATCACCCTACGCGGCCTCCAAGGGCGCGGTAGAAGTTCTCGCGCAGGTTCTCGCGGCAGAGCTTGGCCCCAAAGGTATCCGCGTCAATTGCATCGTTCCGGGGGCGGTGCCGACCGAGATCAACGTGCGCGCCGGGATCGCCGCAAGCTTCGAGGACAACAAAGTGCGCCTCAACTCCATGGTTGACGACCACCCCCTGGGCCGCATCGGCACCCCGCAGGAAATCGCCGAAGCCGTAGACCACCTGCTGCGTGCAGAATGGACAACGGGCGCCTCTTTGGTCGTCGACGGCGGCCTCGGTCTAGGCGTCAGCTACAAGTGA